GGCGCGCGAAGCGAGACGCTCCAGGTTGCGGTCCGAGAGCGGCGCGTCCGTGGCGATGATGAACACGACCGAGCCATCGGCGTCGCCTCGGTCCTGAAATTCACGCAGGTAGTACTGACCGGCAAGCTGTCCCACCGGAACACCGGCGACTTGCAGGACGCCCCCGTAGTTGACCTGCGCCAGGACGCCCACCGTGTATCCGCCGAGCGCCGCGGGGAGTACGCGGGAACTGGTGCCCACGCCTGCTTTCCAGCCGAAAGCGACGGTGCCGGTGCCCGCGCCGACACAACCTTCGGCCACCGGGCCGCTCCGGGCGACCCCCAGCGCGCTCAGGGCGTGCTCGGGTTGCACGGCACGCGCGCGAATGTCATTCACGACGCCATCGTTGGTTTCCCCCACGACCGCATTCACACTGCGTGCCCGAGAATTGCGTGCGAGCGTCCAGTCGAGCAGTCCCTGCATGACAGGAGCGACGCTGAGGGTATTCGTGAGGAGAATGGGCGTTTCGAGCTCGCCGAGTTCCTGTACCTGGGTCAGCCCTACGAACTTCCCGAAGCCGTTTCCCACCGCCACGCCGGCCGGAACGCGCTCCTCGAAGGGATTGCCGTCGTGCGGTACGACGGCCGTCACGCCCGTCTGAACTGCATCGCCGATCAGGAGCGTGAAGTGGCCGACCTGCACGCCGCTCACGTCGGTGATGGCGTTGAACGGGCCAGTGGGCAGAATACCCGGGGCAAAACCCAGGTCGCGCAGGCGTCCGCGAGTCGGAAACGGCGGGTCAGGCATGCCGCACTGTAACAAACGGCCGATCAGTGAGCCCGCGTCGGGTGTGCAGTCGTGGCGACGCCTGGTCTGCGCGGTCATTGCCTGCGCTGCGCCGATCATTTGCTGCAGGCCATGTGCGATTTTCGAGGGTATCAGGATGTCCGCGCCCTACTGCCGGGTGCACAGAAAAAGTGCAGTCGCTGTCGATCAGTACTGTCGCTCGTAAGCCCCGGCGTCCGGTGCCCGACCATAGGGTACGGGTCTGTTATCAAGGTCGGTGCTGATTCCAAGCTCGGCGAGAAACGTCAACTCGGGATTGCCGGCATCCACGGCAGCACTGCTCGCACCGAGGCGGAAATTGCTTTCGCTGGAAGAGACAAACAGCGTGTTCGTCTGACCGGCGCTGAGCAGCAGCGTGCTGGCCGGGGGAGATGATCCTCCGCTGAAATACTGCGGGAAAGCGTCGATCCGTCCGAAGACATTGTGGCTTTCCAGGGGGACGGCGTCGCTGTAAAACTCACTTTTTCGGGCGTTGCTCGCGCCCACCACGATGTTGTTGCGAAAATCCAGGACGCTCGTATCGCAGGTTCTGAAGCACGCCAGACCCACCTGCACCTTGTAAGCGGTGTTGTTGTACACCCGCGTGCCCTTGTTGCCCGGCACGATCAGGAACTCGGCGGCTTTCTGTGACGTTTCGTTCAGGGGTGCGAACAGGTTGAAGGCGAAGGTGTTGCCCTCACTCTGGCCGCCAAGTTCGCTGAAGGTCGAGTCGTTGACGCTGC
The Deinococcus peraridilitoris DSM 19664 genome window above contains:
- a CDS encoding choice-of-anchor Q domain-containing protein, whose translation is MHFVSGSTGNKALHNTLKNNDIMSRNDADHGDNDSGAWGVLLNASGNEVAHNSFSGNIACSEDYGIEGASVEIYHAGNNLIRHNSSVNDSTFSELGGQSEGNTFAFNLFAPLNETSQKAAEFLIVPGNKGTRVYNNTAYKVQVGLACFRTCDTSVLDFRNNIVVGASNARKSEFYSDAVPLESHNVFGRIDAFPQYFSGGSSPPASTLLLSAGQTNTLFVSSSESNFRLGASSAAVDAGNPELTFLAELGISTDLDNRPVPYGRAPDAGAYERQY
- a CDS encoding P1 family peptidase, with amino-acid sequence MPDPPFPTRGRLRDLGFAPGILPTGPFNAITDVSGVQVGHFTLLIGDAVQTGVTAVVPHDGNPFEERVPAGVAVGNGFGKFVGLTQVQELGELETPILLTNTLSVAPVMQGLLDWTLARNSRARSVNAVVGETNDGVVNDIRARAVQPEHALSALGVARSGPVAEGCVGAGTGTVAFGWKAGVGTSSRVLPAALGGYTVGVLAQVNYGGVLQVAGVPVGQLAGQYYLREFQDRGDADGSVVFIIATDAPLSDRNLERLASRAFLGLGRTGSAMTNGSGDYALAFSTAPQVRRTPQRRAMVWSPLDLPNDLVSPLFQAVIEATEEAILNALCKAAPVRTYDGRQIDALPLDLLVRVCDFQLRVEQEARNRP